Proteins found in one Triticum urartu cultivar G1812 chromosome 4, Tu2.1, whole genome shotgun sequence genomic segment:
- the LOC125553585 gene encoding uncharacterized protein LOC125553585, whose protein sequence is MWVWVETAPPPNAHEFHSLSPPSPTLLLLRFAHRDSHSPLLSLSSEYLLHPWRFRAAAPSGSRRAAAGSQGTILGKRKGDGDDIDEIPSKKPKCPPPPPRNRASPSSLLLACKDMPQDRQDAIDEMDFTSLQNIKCVHLSNGLNVWLAGLDDLESREVVVPGRGRLPVKEEYVHRVMGVPRGGKDIPYNIPTKADIKLGLDMFGEFGYTHKMTELLDLITSSDNSDTNFKRMWLMLAGNTIIAPTTSKKVNPRWYVVLRNIDDVKNLNWSKFIADEPHKAVSKGKPTKGCILFYNVSATAFLCFPFVILFFTFLCCCLCVS, encoded by the exons ATGTGGGTTTGGGTTGAAACCGCCCCTCCCCCTAATGCGCATGAATTCCACTCCCTCTCCCCTCCTTCGCCCACATTACTTCTCCTCCGTTTCGCGCACCGCGACTCGCATTCGCCATTGCTCTCCCTCTCCTCCGAGTATCTTCTCCATCCATGGCGTTTCCGGGCGGCGGCGCCGTCTGGTTCtcggcgggcggcggctggtTCGCAG GGCACAATACTGGGGAAGCGCAAAGGAGATGGTGATGACATTGATGAAATTCCTTCGAAAAAGCCGAAGTGCCCTCCCCCGCCTCCGCGGAACAGGGCCTCACCTAGTTCTCTTTTGCTTGCCTGCAAAGATATGCCTCAAGACAGGCAAGATGCCATTGATGAGATGGACTTCACAAGCCTTCAGAACATCAAGTGCGTCCATCTTTCCAACGGTCTCAATGTGTGGCTTGCCGGGTTGGACGACCTTGAATCCCGTGAGGTGGTCGTTCCAGGGCGGGGCAGGCTTCCTGTTAAAGAAGAATATGTCCATCGTGTGATGGGCGTGCCACGTGGAGGGAAGGATATTCCTTACAACATTCCTACTAAAGCTGATATCAAGTTAGGGCTTGATATGTTTGGTGAATTTGGATATACCCATAAAATGACAGAGCTTCTCGATCTCATCACGAGTTCTGACAACTCTGACACCAATTTCAAGCGGATGTGGCTTATGCTTGCGGGCAATACTATCATCGCCCCGACAACATCCAAGAAGGTCAACCCCAGGTGGTATGTTGTGTTG CGAAACATTGACGATGTTAAAAATCTGAACTGGTCCAAGTTCATCGCTGATGAACCTCACAAGGCTGTTTCAAAAGGCAAGCCTACCAAGGGTTGTATTCTTTTCTACAATGTTAGTGCTACCGCTTTCCTTTGCTTTCCTTTTGTCATTTTATTTTTCACATTTCTTTGTTGTTGTTTGTGTGTATCCTGA